One window of the uncultured Paludibaculum sp. genome contains the following:
- a CDS encoding ABC transporter permease, whose protein sequence is MTQAFELFVAARYLRAKRRQAVISLITVISVIGVAAGVMALVIALAINNGFRSSLERSLLGATPHVVLLEKEPSSGIANWRELCTKLAKLPNVRRAAPALYGKVLAAGPMQSAEATIKGMPLDGQDFRAHITAGEVGDLSNVRGLPGVVLGTHLARRIGMRVGDVVRIISPQGELTPFGLRSSQSRFRVAALFESGFYDLDNQFAFTNLASAQKIFSLGDVVNSIELKVDDLEAAPETARQAEAQAGSGLGATSWMEQNRQILNALKMERIVSVVTISLIQLVAALNILTALFMSVMEKRRDIAVLISMGARRRQIASIFIAQGLMIAAAGILLGLASGYGLSYLADHYRWFALDEEIYSMAYVPFEARPLDALWISATALAVTLAATLYPARSATRITPVETLRYE, encoded by the coding sequence GTGACACAAGCCTTTGAACTCTTCGTCGCCGCGCGCTACCTGAGGGCGAAACGCCGTCAGGCGGTGATCTCCCTCATCACCGTCATCTCGGTGATCGGCGTGGCGGCGGGAGTGATGGCGTTGGTCATCGCCCTGGCTATCAACAACGGTTTCCGCTCTTCGCTGGAGCGCAGCCTGCTGGGCGCCACGCCCCACGTCGTGCTGCTCGAAAAGGAGCCTAGCTCCGGCATCGCCAACTGGCGCGAACTCTGCACCAAGCTGGCGAAACTGCCCAACGTGCGCCGCGCCGCCCCGGCCCTCTACGGCAAAGTGCTGGCCGCCGGGCCGATGCAATCGGCCGAAGCGACCATCAAGGGCATGCCGCTGGACGGCCAGGACTTCCGCGCCCACATCACCGCCGGCGAAGTGGGCGACCTCAGCAACGTCCGGGGCCTGCCCGGAGTCGTCCTGGGTACCCACCTGGCCCGTCGCATCGGCATGCGCGTCGGCGATGTCGTCCGCATCATCAGCCCGCAAGGCGAGTTGACGCCGTTCGGCCTGCGGTCTTCCCAAAGCCGTTTCCGCGTCGCCGCTCTCTTCGAATCCGGCTTCTACGACCTCGACAACCAGTTCGCTTTCACGAATCTGGCGAGCGCGCAGAAGATCTTCTCGCTAGGCGATGTCGTCAATTCCATTGAACTCAAGGTGGACGATCTGGAAGCAGCTCCGGAGACGGCGCGGCAGGCGGAAGCGCAAGCCGGTTCCGGCCTCGGTGCCACAAGCTGGATGGAGCAGAACCGCCAGATCCTGAACGCGCTTAAGATGGAGCGCATCGTCTCGGTAGTGACGATTTCGCTGATCCAGTTGGTAGCGGCCCTGAACATCCTGACGGCGCTCTTCATGAGCGTGATGGAAAAGCGCCGTGACATCGCGGTACTCATCTCCATGGGGGCCCGCCGCCGCCAGATCGCGAGCATCTTCATCGCGCAGGGTCTGATGATCGCGGCCGCGGGCATCCTTCTGGGCTTGGCCAGCGGCTACGGCCTGTCCTACCTGGCCGATCACTACCGTTGGTTCGCGCTGGACGAAGAGATCTACTCGATGGCCTACGTCCCCTTCGAAGCCCGGCCCCTGGATGCGCTGTGGATCTCGGCCACGGCGCTGGCGGTGACGCTGGCCGCGACCCTCTACCCGGCGCGCTCGGCCACGAGAATCACGCCGGTCGAGACGCTGCGGTACGAGTAG
- a CDS encoding TA system VapC family ribonuclease toxin produces the protein MKTASSELLLLDVNVLLAIAWPNHQFHSAAIAALSRRNRWATCALTQLGFIRLSSNPAVVGAAKGPQQAVALLADLVGDPLHVYLDSLPAPTSGEWRSAFAGLFGHQQVTDAYLLQLAATHNAVLLTFDRRLESLSSSAARVVILG, from the coding sequence ATGAAGACGGCCTCTTCTGAACTATTGCTGCTGGACGTGAATGTCCTGCTGGCCATCGCCTGGCCGAACCACCAGTTCCACTCCGCAGCCATTGCGGCGCTTTCCCGTCGCAACCGTTGGGCGACCTGCGCTCTCACGCAACTCGGGTTCATCCGATTGTCCTCGAATCCCGCCGTCGTCGGAGCGGCCAAGGGCCCCCAGCAAGCCGTCGCTCTGCTGGCGGATTTGGTCGGCGATCCCCTGCATGTCTACCTGGACTCCCTCCCCGCACCGACTTCCGGAGAGTGGCGGAGTGCGTTTGCGGGGCTCTTCGGACATCAACAGGTGACGGACGCCTATCTCCTGCAACTCGCGGCCACCCACAACGCCGTCCTTCTCACATTCGATCGAAGGTTGGAGAGTCTCTCGAGCAGCGCGGCGCGCGTTGTCATTCTAGGCTAG
- the rhaT gene encoding L-rhamnose/proton symporter RhaT translates to MNSIVSAIGWHMVGAASAASFYAPIGKVKKWSWETTWAVAGIFSWVLLPIAVSFFLLPDFRAFYAALDSSVVLKAFLFGCMWGVGNVNYGLTMRYLGMSLGIGIAIGTTLVVGTLLPPFLHGQFLFLFTSNNGLVTLAGILVALVGVAVVTYAGHQKEEQLGVTAAEFDLKKGLLLALMCGFFSSGMSFAIDASKPIEQAALQLGVDPLYAALPSYVIIMGGGALVNFAYCIGRLALKSDLSFRADCSQSMSVNLRNGLLAATGGTMWYLQFFFYAWGAANIPQNLSYVNWMLHMSGYVLFGGLVGLALGEWARVNRRPIVILWIGMLIIIVAANLVGLGMAI, encoded by the coding sequence GTGAATTCGATTGTTAGCGCCATTGGCTGGCACATGGTGGGCGCCGCGTCGGCCGCCTCTTTTTATGCTCCGATTGGCAAGGTGAAGAAATGGTCCTGGGAGACCACCTGGGCCGTGGCCGGGATCTTCTCCTGGGTGCTGCTCCCCATTGCAGTGAGCTTCTTTCTGCTGCCCGATTTCCGGGCGTTCTATGCCGCGCTGGACTCGAGCGTCGTCCTCAAGGCCTTCCTGTTCGGCTGTATGTGGGGTGTCGGCAACGTGAACTACGGGCTGACGATGCGCTATCTGGGGATGTCGCTCGGCATCGGGATCGCGATCGGCACGACCCTGGTTGTGGGTACGCTGCTGCCGCCGTTTCTGCACGGGCAGTTCCTCTTCCTGTTCACGTCGAACAACGGACTGGTGACGCTGGCGGGCATCCTGGTCGCGCTGGTGGGCGTGGCCGTTGTGACGTACGCGGGCCATCAGAAAGAAGAGCAGTTGGGCGTCACCGCGGCGGAGTTCGACCTGAAGAAGGGGTTGCTGCTGGCGCTGATGTGCGGGTTCTTTTCTTCCGGGATGTCGTTTGCGATCGATGCCTCGAAGCCGATCGAACAGGCAGCGTTGCAGTTGGGTGTGGATCCGCTGTATGCGGCGCTGCCGAGCTACGTCATCATCATGGGCGGCGGTGCGCTGGTCAACTTCGCATACTGCATCGGGCGGCTGGCGCTGAAGAGCGATCTCTCGTTCCGCGCTGATTGTTCGCAGTCGATGAGTGTCAATCTCAGGAACGGCCTGCTGGCGGCTACCGGTGGAACCATGTGGTACCTCCAGTTCTTCTTCTATGCCTGGGGCGCCGCGAATATTCCGCAGAACCTGTCGTACGTGAACTGGATGCTGCACATGAGCGGGTATGTGCTGTTCGGCGGGCTGGTCGGGCTGGCGCTGGGCGAGTGGGCCCGGGTGAACCGGCGGCCGATCGTGATCCTGTGGATAGGAATGCTGATCATCATCGTCGCGGCGAATCTGGTTGGGTTGGGGATGGCGATCTGA
- a CDS encoding DUF3455 domain-containing protein, producing the protein MTTVFRYLAMAGALAVALDSSAALAQTGLDSAKVPPVPTDIQVPAGNTLFLKGRAQGTQSYICLPATSGFDWKFVAPQATLFFDLKLGSIDFHQQIITHFLSPNPDEASTPRATWQGSIDTSAVWAKAVVISSDPAFVAPGAIPWLRLEAVGTERGPNGGDLLAHTTFVQRLNTAGGIAPVAGCSSVGNVGATALVPYTADYFFYKATKTQ; encoded by the coding sequence ATGACGACTGTATTTCGATACCTGGCGATGGCCGGCGCCCTGGCTGTGGCGCTCGATTCGTCAGCAGCCCTGGCGCAGACGGGCCTGGATTCGGCCAAGGTGCCGCCCGTCCCTACGGATATTCAGGTCCCGGCCGGCAACACATTGTTTCTGAAGGGCCGCGCCCAAGGCACCCAGAGCTACATCTGCCTGCCTGCGACCAGCGGCTTCGATTGGAAGTTCGTGGCGCCGCAGGCCACGTTGTTCTTCGACCTCAAACTGGGTTCCATCGATTTTCACCAGCAGATCATCACCCACTTTCTGAGTCCCAATCCGGACGAAGCCAGCACGCCACGAGCCACATGGCAGGGTTCGATTGACACCAGCGCCGTGTGGGCCAAGGCTGTGGTCATTTCTTCGGACCCGGCTTTCGTTGCGCCCGGAGCCATCCCCTGGTTGCGGCTGGAGGCCGTCGGGACGGAGCGTGGGCCGAATGGAGGCGATCTGCTTGCACATACGACCTTCGTACAGCGCCTGAATACCGCGGGCGGCATCGCGCCGGTGGCCGGTTGCAGCAGCGTCGGGAATGTTGGCGCCACGGCACTGGTGCCGTATACCGCCGACTACTTCTTCTATAAGGCGACCAAGACGCAGTAA
- a CDS encoding outer membrane beta-barrel protein has translation MTYYRHSSFWTLGPMVELDLPKGLGVELDALYRRVGVGYPARGTTEFHDGLWDFPVLAKYRFPGVGFRPYVGGGWTYRKLNDLLREPASSSNGGVVAAGIRLAFGPIRISPEFRYTRWPAKDFQPEFRGRKNQFEFLVGLTF, from the coding sequence TTGACTTACTACCGACATTCCTCCTTTTGGACCCTCGGTCCAATGGTGGAGCTTGACCTGCCGAAAGGCCTGGGAGTTGAGCTGGACGCGCTCTACCGGCGGGTTGGCGTCGGCTATCCCGCGCGAGGGACGACGGAGTTCCACGATGGGCTTTGGGACTTCCCGGTTCTGGCGAAGTATCGGTTCCCAGGGGTCGGGTTCAGGCCCTACGTTGGGGGAGGCTGGACGTATCGCAAACTCAACGATCTCTTGCGGGAGCCGGCCAGCAGTTCGAACGGAGGGGTTGTCGCGGCCGGTATCCGGCTGGCCTTCGGCCCCATCCGGATCTCTCCTGAGTTTCGATACACGCGATGGCCGGCCAAGGACTTTCAACCGGAATTTCGAGGCAGGAAGAATCAGTTCGAATTCCTAGTGGGGCTGACTTTCTAG
- a CDS encoding ISNCY family transposase, producing MMKLQEVLLKAMAKKITWWSAAEIIGVSDRTMRRWRERLEEHGYSGLADRRKGRPSDKRVPLAMAEEVLRLYQETYYDLNMRHFHEKLREQHGIQLSYTWVQKALQGAGLVAKRGRRAKHRRRREPRPLPGMLLHIDGSKHQWFSDERWYDLIVILDDATKEIYYAQLVEEESTRTVMAGLRHVIESKGLFCALYSDRGSHFFVTPKAGGKVDKGRLTQVGRAMKELGVQMIAAYSPQARGRSERSFGTWQGRLPQELRLAGITTAERANEFLAERYIGEFNEKFTVEAKETGTAFRKTTRADLNWVFTVQTERVVDRDNTVAIGDQSWQLEKSRFRHSLAKSTVTIHEHLDGTVSIRFGPHVVGRYTAEGARLRDTRQSRKEDCGKGGPEEAEENREAVSHGSHRPLEIPPSRDSHFPTAPTTTRKVRPKTRKPPSASRKGSSGAVN from the coding sequence ATGATGAAGCTACAAGAAGTGCTGCTGAAGGCCATGGCGAAGAAGATCACATGGTGGAGCGCGGCGGAGATCATCGGAGTGAGCGACCGAACGATGCGACGCTGGCGGGAGAGGCTGGAAGAGCACGGCTATTCGGGCTTGGCCGACCGGCGGAAAGGCAGGCCGAGTGACAAGAGGGTGCCCTTGGCGATGGCGGAGGAGGTGTTGCGGCTGTACCAGGAAACCTACTATGACCTGAACATGCGGCACTTTCACGAGAAGCTGCGCGAGCAACACGGCATCCAGCTGAGCTACACGTGGGTGCAGAAGGCGCTGCAGGGTGCGGGCTTGGTGGCCAAGCGGGGTAGGCGGGCCAAGCATCGGCGGAGACGGGAGCCTCGACCGCTGCCGGGGATGCTGCTGCACATCGACGGGAGCAAGCACCAGTGGTTCAGCGATGAGCGATGGTATGACCTGATCGTGATCCTGGATGATGCGACGAAGGAGATCTACTACGCACAGTTGGTGGAGGAGGAATCGACGCGGACGGTGATGGCGGGCCTGCGGCATGTGATTGAGTCGAAGGGTCTGTTCTGTGCGTTGTACAGCGACCGGGGCAGCCACTTTTTCGTGACGCCGAAAGCGGGCGGGAAGGTTGATAAGGGCCGTCTGACGCAGGTTGGGCGAGCGATGAAGGAGTTGGGCGTGCAGATGATCGCGGCCTACTCGCCACAAGCGCGAGGCCGGTCAGAGCGGAGCTTCGGGACCTGGCAGGGCCGACTGCCACAGGAGTTGCGGCTGGCGGGGATCACCACCGCGGAAAGGGCCAATGAGTTCTTGGCCGAACGTTACATTGGCGAGTTCAACGAGAAGTTCACGGTTGAGGCGAAGGAGACAGGGACGGCGTTTCGGAAGACGACGCGCGCCGATCTGAACTGGGTGTTCACGGTGCAGACTGAGCGCGTGGTAGATCGGGATAACACGGTGGCGATCGGCGACCAGAGCTGGCAACTGGAGAAGAGCCGTTTCCGCCACTCCCTGGCGAAGAGCACAGTGACCATTCACGAGCACCTGGATGGAACGGTGTCGATCCGATTTGGACCGCATGTGGTAGGCCGCTACACAGCCGAGGGCGCACGATTGCGGGACACTCGACAATCACGAAAGGAAGACTGTGGAAAAGGCGGGCCCGAGGAAGCCGAGGAAAACCGCGAGGCGGTTTCCCACGGCTCCCACCGTCCCTTGGAAATCCCGCCGAGCCGGGATTCCCACTTTCCCACCGCCCCGACGACGACGAGAAAGGTACGTCCGAAGACCCGGAAGCCGCCTTCGGCGAGCAGAAAAGGATCATCGGGTGCGGTCAACTGA
- a CDS encoding YciI family protein yields MWKPLIALLLFLLTLAVSAPVAAKLEPAPSPYVVGIRRKGPSWRADLNTPEGRSMIQGHIAVIRKMEATGKLIAAGPFGDPTDLRGLLLFRNCSIDEARRMAAEDPVVQSGQIAMEYYTWMAPQKLKVEE; encoded by the coding sequence ATGTGGAAGCCGCTTATTGCCCTCCTTCTGTTCCTCCTGACTCTCGCCGTCTCCGCTCCGGTCGCCGCCAAGCTGGAGCCAGCCCCCTCGCCCTACGTTGTCGGAATCCGGCGCAAAGGACCGTCGTGGAGGGCGGACCTAAACACGCCCGAAGGCCGGAGCATGATCCAGGGGCACATTGCGGTCATCCGCAAGATGGAGGCAACCGGCAAGCTGATCGCCGCGGGTCCCTTCGGCGACCCCACGGACCTCCGGGGGCTTCTGCTCTTTCGCAACTGCTCCATCGACGAGGCCCGCCGGATGGCAGCCGAGGACCCGGTGGTGCAAAGCGGCCAGATCGCCATGGAGTACTACACCTGGATGGCGCCACAGAAGCTCAAGGTTGAGGAATAG